The DNA sequence CACGTGCAGCACGCGCGCGATCACGATGGCGCGCGGGACACCGACGCTCGCCGGAATCGAGTGCAGCCCCTGCGAGCGATCGAACTCGATGTCCGGCAGCGCATAAAGCACGTCGAATCCTCCGCTCCACGTCATCACGCCGAGGGTGATGGCGATCAGCAGCCACCACGGCTGGCTCCACGCGCCGGTCACGGCCAGATACCCGCCCACCGGCGCGATGGCGAGCCCCAACCCCAGCACCAGGTGCGCGTACCGCGTGAAGCGCTTCGTGAACGAATAGAAGCAGACCCACGCCAGCGCCACCGGCGAGAGGTAGAGACAGAGCGGATTCAGCTGTGCCGCCGCCCACACGAACAGCGCCGCGGCAATCACTACCGTGATCCACGCGTCACGCACGTGGATCGCCCCGCGCGGGATCTCCCGCTGCGCCGTACGCGGATTCTTGCGGTCGAACTCGCGGTCCACGATGCGATTCACCGCCATCGCCACCCAGCGCGCCGCCGTGAACGCCAGCACCACCCAGCCCAGCATCGCCCAAGTGATCTCCCACTCCAGCGAGGCGATCGTCACGCCCACCATCGCGAACGGCAACGCGAACACCGTGTGCGGCAGCTTCACGAAGCTCATCCAACGCGCGATGCGCCCTTCGCCCGCGAAGGTCTGCCCTTCGCGTCCGCCACCCGTATGCGTCGCCGTCGCGCTCACTTCTTCTCGATCCCCAGCGAGGCCCAGTACGCGTCCACCTTGGCCTTGGTCGCAGCATCCATCTCGATCACCGTCGGCCAGTTCCGCGTGAAGCCCTCCTCCGGCCACTTCTTCGTGCCGTCGATGCCCATCTTCGAGCCATAGGTGAACGCCCGGCTCGCGTGATCGAGCACGTCCACCGGCCCCATCGTGAAGCGCGTGTCGCGCTCGGGATCGATGTTGTTGAGCGCCACCCACCAGGCCTCCTGCGGATTGCGCACGTTCACCCACTCGTCCACCACGACGATCACCTTGGCCAGCGACATCAGGCCCGCGCCCCAGAGCGCGTTCATCGTCTTGTACGCGTGGCCCGGATACTGCTTCTTGATGCTCACCAGCACGAGGTTGTGGAACACGCCCTCGGCCGGCATGTGATAGTCGACGATCTCCGGCGTCGTCAGCTTGAGCAGCGGGAGGAAGATCCGCTCCGTAGCGTGCCCGAGATAGAAGTCCTCCATCGGCGGCCGCCCGACGATCGTCGCCGAGTAGACGGCATTCTTGCGCATCGTCACCGCGGTGACGTGCACGCGCGGGTACAGGTCCGCCTCGGAGTAGTAGCCCGTGTGGTCGCCGAACGGCCCCTCGACCACCAGCTCCTCCGCCGGATCGATGTAGCCCTCGATCACGATCTCCGCGTCCGCCGGCACTTCCAGATCGCAGGTCACGGCCTTCGTGAGCTTCACCGGCGCCTTGCGCAGGAAGCCCGCGAAGATGAACTCGTCCACGTTCGGAGGCAGGGGCGCACTCGCCGAGTACATCGATGCGGGATCAGAGCCGATGATGATGCACACCGGCATCTTCTCGCCCTTCTCCGCCATCTGTCGCCAATGCTCGGCGCCCGTCTTGTGGCGCTGCCAGTGCATCGCCACGTGCTTCTTGCCCATCTGCTGCACGCGGTACATGCCGACGTTGCGGATGCCGCGCTTCGGATCCTTGCTCACCACCGCCGTCATCGTGAGGAAGGGCCCGCCATCCTCCGGCCAGGTCGTGAGCACGGGGATCTTGTCGAGGTCGATCTCGTCGCCCTTCCACACGATTTCCTGGCAGCTCGGCGTGCCCGAGGCCATGCGCGGCGGGAACTTCGAGATCTCCAGCAGGCGCGGCAACAGCTGCAGCTTGCCAAGGAAGCCCTCGGGGACCTTGAGGTCCATCAGCTTCGTGATGCGGTCACCGTGCTCGTCGAGTTGCTTCACGCCGAGCGCGAGCGCCATGCGCGACATCGAGCCGAACAGGTTGATCGCCACCGGGAACTGCGAGACGGAGCCGTCGCGCAGGATCGGCTTCTCGAACAGCAACGCGGGGCCGCCGCCGGGCAGCTTCATCGTGCGGTCGGCGATCTCGCACATCTCGAGATGCACCGACACGGGGCGCGTGATGCGCACGAGTTCGCCGGCCGCGTCGATGGCGGCGATGAACTCCTGCAGGGTGTCGAGCGTCTGGGTCACGGCAGGGGGGAGTGGGGCTTACTTGGTGCCGACGTGCACGGCGGAGATGCCGAAGGTGAGCGTCTCCCAGGTCACGTCGCGGAATCCGGCAGCCGTCATCGCTGCGGCGAGCTTCTCCGTCTCCGGGAAGTTGGCCACCGACTTCGGCAGGTACGTGTACGCCGTCTTGTGCCCGCTGATGGCGCGGCCGATCAACGGCAGGATGCGGTGGAAGTAGAACAGGTACGCCGCCCGCACCAGCGGAACCCGCGGCGTCGAGAACTCGAGGATCACGAAGCGCGCACCGGGCTTCAGCACCCGATGCACTTCACGCAGCCCGGCGCCAAGGTCGGCGACGTTGCGGATGCCGAAGGCGACGATCGCGCCGTCGAACGCATCCTTCCGGAACGGCAGTGCCATCGCGTCGGCCACGACGGGCACCAACACCTCCCGCGGCGCCTTGCCCACCCCGGCCTGCAACATCGGCTGCGCGAAGTCCGCCCCGACGATCTTGCCCTCGAAGCCCTCGCGCTTGGACAACTCGGTGCCCACGTCGAGCGTTCCCGCACAGAGATCGAGATACACGCCGCGTGGGGACTGCGTCCAAGACAGCCGCTTGAGCGCGACCTTCCGCCAGCGGCGGTCGATGCCCAGCGAGAGCAGTCGGTTCAGCAGGTCATAGCGCGGCGCGATCTCGGAGAAGATGCGCTGCACGTACGTGCGCTTCCCCTGCACCGACGCGCCCTGGGCGGCGGCATCTGCCTCGCGCGCCTCTTGGTCGAGCGCTGTCGTCATAGAGGTGAAAGTTGCCCGGCGCGTGACGTACGGGCAAGTTTCTGTCCAGCGAATGGCGCGCCAAACTCTCGACCTGCCCAATCTCCCCGACGCGGACGTCGTCAGCCTCGCGCAGCGTGGCAACGAGAGCGCCTTCCGCGAGCTGATCCGTCGCTATGAGCGGCCGGTCTTCTCGCTCATCTATCGCATGGTGCGCGACAGCGCCGCCGCCGAGGACCTCGCGCAGGACTCGTTCATCAAGGTCCTGAATCACCTCGACAAGTACCGGCCCGAGTTCAAGTTCTCGAGCTGGCTGTTCAAGATCGCCAACAACGTCGCGATCGATTTCCTCCGCAAACGCCAGCTCGACACCATCTCCATCGACGGCTCGCCCCACGCCAGCACCGCCGCCGAGGTGGAGGCCACGTCGATCGAGCTCTCCGACAGCGCCGAAAGCCCGCTCGACGAACTCGCCTCGCGCGAGCTCGGGGCCATCATCGAGCAGGCCATCGCGCAGCTCCGGCCGGAATACCGAAACTGCATCATGCTCCGGCACGTCGAGGGACGGAGCTACGAGGAGATCGCGGCAACCTTGGACCTGCCGCTGGGAACCGTGAAGACCTACATCCATCGGGCCAGGCACCAATTGCGGGAAGCGCTGGAGCACCTGCGTGAATGAGTGGGAGATGGGAGAGGGATGTAGGGGCGGAGATGGAGAGACGGGAATGGGGGAGATGGGGGGGAGACGGGCGGGGTTTGGGAGAGGGCTGGAAGCCGAACTTAGACCGAACCCCTCCCGTCGGTCCCAACCTCTCCCAGAGAGACGTCTCCCTCCCCCCGCCCCTACCGCCCTCTCCCCTCTCCCAGCCCGCCAAATCGCGCTGAAACCGAAGCAAGACGAGAGACGTACGCACCACCAGGAGATCCCAATGCACCACCGCCACCTACTGCCCAACGAGCTCGACCTACTCGTCGACGGGGACGCCGGCTTCGGCCTGGCGCCCCTCAAGGCGCATGTCGAGACCTGCCCCGAGTGCGCCGAGCGTCTCTCGGCGCTCCAGGCCGTCGTCGGGCAGCTCGATGCCCTGCCTCACTTCGCCCCGCGACACGGCTTCGCCGACCGCGTGATGACCAACGTCCAGGTGATCGAACCTTGGCACGTGGCGCTGGTGGAGTCGGCGAAGCGGCTCGTCCCCGAGAGCACGGGAATGCGCGTGCTCGCGGCGACGGGTGCGGGGCTCGCGGCCACGACGATTTCGGGTGGCGCGCTGTGGCTGGCCTTCAAGGCCGATCTCCTGGGCTGGAGCGCCGGCGCGGCGCTCGAGCAGGGCGGACGTGGGGCTTGGGGCAGCGTCGCTGCCGCAGTCCGCACGATGGCAGGGGCGCTCGGCGATGGCACGACCATCGCGGCTGGAGCAGCGGCCCTCGCCGGATCGGCGATCTTCGCGATCCTCGCCTTCCGCCGGTTGGCTGCGGCGGCCCGCGCCAATCGGGGCTGACCCGATGCGCATCCTCAGACTGCTCGTCGCGACCTTGGCCCTGGGCCCGGTCGCGCTGTCGGCGCAGGTGTCCAGCGCCGCCCTCGATGACTCCACCCGCCACGCCCTCCGAGTCCTCGGCCTCACCACGGATGGGCTGCAGATCCGCGGCGATTTGACCTACGACGACACCGCGCGCGTCGCCGCTGGGGATACCCTGCGCGGTCCGCTGGTGGTGATCCGCGGGGATGCCGACATCCGCGGCACGGTGTTCGGCAACGTCACGGCACTCTTCGGCGATGTCATCGTGCGGGAGGGCGCCGACGTGCATGGCTCGGCCACTGCGTGGCGTGGGCGCGTGATCGTCGAGGGCGGACGCGTACGTGGTGCCCTCGGCGCGCGGCCCGTGGCAGCGACCACGGTGGCTAAGCCGCCGCGCACCACCGGCGAGGCCCTCGCGCTCGCCGCGGGGTGGGCGGCAATGCTCCTCGTGGTCGGCCTGCTCGCGCTGGTGCTTTCGGGGCGTCAGCTCGACGACACCGTGCGCACGCTGGAACGCGACTTCTCCAAGGCCTTCGCCATCGGCGTCGCCGCGGAACTGGGCTTCCTGCCACTGCTGCTCCTGACCATTACGGCTTTGGCGGTGACGCTCGTCGGCATCCTGCTCATTCCGTTCGTGCTCGTCGCCGCGCCTGTTGCCCTCGTTGGCCTCATCACGCTGGGCTGGCTGGCCACGGCGCTGATGATCGGTCGCGCGGTGTTCCGAAGCGCGGCAGAGAACGATCGCGGGGCGCTGCTCCGTGCCCTGCTGCCTGGCGCGGTGCTGCTCTTCGCTCCGTGGTTCATCGCCGCCGGCTTGCAGGCGTCGGGCAACGCCGCGGTCATCGCGCGCGCGGCCGCGTTCGCGATTGCCTGGGTGGCCGCGACGGCCGGGTTGGGCGCAGTCGTGCTCGCCCGTGCGAGCCGCCGCAAGGCGCCGCGTCCCGCCGCAGCCGCCGCGGGGTGGCAGACGCCGACGCCGATCGGTGGCGTCGCGACCGCACGTCGTCCCGTTCCGGCACGTCCGGAGACGACGCCCCGGTGAGCTACCAGGGCGGCACCGCGGCGTAGTCCGCCGCGGTCGCCACCGCCGGGTTGAGCCACTCGATGACGGCGGCCCACCCCAGCGACTCGGGGTCGAACTTCAGGTACCCCGGCACCACCGCGAGCACGTGGAAGCCGCGGTTGATCTGGAACGAAAGCGTCGGATCGCGCAACGAGCGACGCACGACGCGGCGCACGTACTCCTCGGCGCCCATCTGGGCGGCGTACTTGTGGTAGTTCCGCAGCCGCGCGCCGGCGCGGATGCGCAGGAGCCCGAGGCGCTCCGCGAGCTCACGTCGCGCCTCGTACAGGCGACCGCCCACCCCGCTCCCGCGCACCTCGGGATGCACCATCACCTCGGCGCCGTAGAGCGTGCGCCCGCGCCCCGGATCGTGGTTCGTGAACATCCCGCCGTCGGTGAACTCCTTCCACCGCGACTCCATTCGGTAATCGTCCCAGAAGACGATCAGGCTCGCGGCGTATCCGACGACCTCGTGCCCGCGGTCGACGGCAACGAGCTGCCCCTCGGGGAAGATCTCCAGATGCCGAGCGAGCTGCGCCGCGGACCATGGCGGCGCGCCCGGATACGTGCGTTCGCAGAGCGCGATGATTCCCGGGAAGTCGTCCGGACGCACGGGGCGCACCTTCACGTACCTGCGCCGCGACGGGACGTCGGGGCTGATGCTCACAGACTCACCTCGTCCACCTCGGCGACGACGCTGGCCGTGCGTTCGGAGTCGAGCAGCGGCAGCACCGTGCCGCTCGAGCGCGCGCGCTGGATCGCGCCCATCTCGAGCTCGGCGATGACCATCGTCTCCTGGTTCGGGATGCCCTCGGCCAGGATACCGTCGCGCGCGAAGGGGAAGTCGCTGGGCGTGAGGATGGCCGCCTGGCCGTAGTTGAGCGACACGGCGGGCACCATCGGCAGCGAGCCCACCGTGTGCGACGTGAGCACGTACATCTGGTTCTCGATGGCCCGCGCCTGCGCGCAGTAGCGCACGCGCAACATGCCCTGGCGGTCGTCGGTGCAGCTCGGCACGAGCAGGATCTTGGCGCCGCGGCGCGCCGCGGCGCGGGCGATCTCCGGGAACTGCACGTCGTAGCAGATGGCGATGGCGATCTTGCCGAGCTGCGTATCGAAGAGCTTGAGCCGATTGCGCGGCTTCACGATCCACTCCTCGGCCTCGAAGCGCGTCATGTGCAGCTTGGGCTGCACCTGGTGCGAGCCGTCGGGGCCGAAGAAGAAGCTCTCGTTGTAGATCTCCGCGCCGTCAGCGACGGGAATCGTGCCGGCGCAGATGTAGAGCCGGTGCTTGGCGCTCAGCTCACGGAAGAGCTCGACGTAACGGTCCACGAATCCCGCGAGGCGACGCACCTGCTGCCGGATGTCGGCGCGCACGTCGCCCAAGGTGAGCAACTGCAGCGTGAAGTACTCGGGAAAGAGCACCAGCCTGCACTTGTAGTCGGCCGCCGTCTCGACGAGGCCGCGCACCTGCGCGGCGAACTGGTCGAAGGTCTCGACCTGGCGGATGTGGTACTGCAGCGTGGCGACGCGGATCCGTTCGTCCATCCCAGCTCCGGGTTGAGGTCAGGCCGGAGCGCCCACCCCCAGTGCGGAGATGATCTTCCCGGCAACGTCGTTCAGCTTCTTCGCTGCCGTGGAGGTCGGGCCACTCACGACGATCGGCGCACCGCGGTCCGCGCCTTCGAGCACAGGCGGATACAGCGGCACTTCCCCGAGCAGGGGCACCTGCAGCTCATCGGCGAGGCGCTTGCCGCCGCCCGTGCCGAAGATGGCCATCGGCTTCCCCGTCTCCGGGGACTCGAAGTAGCTCATGTTCTCGACGACGCCCAGCACGGGCACGCCGACGCGCTCGAACATCTTGGCGCCGCGGAGGGCGTCGCCGACGGCGACTTCCTGCGGCGTGGTGACGATGACGGCGCCGGCCACCTGCGTGGCCTGCACCAGCGAGAGCTGCGCGTCGCCGGTGCCCGGAGGCATGTCGACGAGCAGGAAGTCGAGCCGACCCCAGTTCACGTCGCGCAGGAACTGGGTGATGATCTTCATGACGATCGGCCCGCGCCAGATGGCGGGCTGGTCACGCTCGATGAGGAATCCGAGCGAGATCACCTTCACGCCGTGCGCGAGCAGGGGCTGGATCTTGTCGTCCTGCACGGGCGGCGCCTCGTCCACGCCCATCATCCGGGGGATGTTGGGGCCGTAGATGTCGGCGTCCATCAGTCCCACGTGATACCCCAGTTTGGCCAAAGAGATCGCCAAGTTGGTGGTCACGGTGCTCTTGCCGACGCCGCCCTTGCCGGATGACACGGCGATGATGCGGCCGAGCTGCGGATAGCTCACGGGCTGTGGTGCGGCCGGGGCCTTCGGCGCGGTGTCGGCACCCATGACGGGCAGCGCGCGAGACTTGGCCTCGCCGCCCTTCGGCGGGGCGTAGTTGGCATCTGCCGCGGGTTCCGCGGCGTCCTTCACGTCCACCCGCACCTCGGTGACGCCCTCGACCTTCTCGAGGGCCTGTCGCACCTGCCGCGCCAGCGTCGGGTCATCCTGGGCCGCGAGCAGCAGGGTCACGCGGACCTTGCCCTCTCGGGTCGCGGCGATGTCGCGCAGCTGCTGCGTCTGGTAGAGCGAGGCGCCCGTGCGGGGATTGGCGATCGGGGCCAGGGCCTCGGCGAGGCGGGCCTGGAGAGTGTCGGTCATGGTACGCGGATGGTGGCGGCGAGGCACGAGCGTGCCCCCGAGAAGTCTAGTGACCTACCGCACGAATCACGACCCGCCGGCCCGGCGCCGTGCCACGATGTGACAGTGCGGCGTTGCCCACCTAGTGGCGCATACGTACCTTGACCATCCAGACGCAGTCCGAGCGCGTGACGGGGCCATGGCCCGGTCGTCCTGCTGTCGGGGTCCGTCTTGCCCGTCTTTCCGAGGTTGCCGCATGCCGAGAGGTGCACGCCCTGCGTTCACGCTGATCGAGCTCGTGATGGTCATGGTCATGATCGGTCTGATGGTGGCGATTTCCGCGCCGCGCATCGACATCATGGGCTACCGGGCGAATACGGCGATCCAGGTCGTCGGCACGACGGTCTTGGCCGCGCAGCGCCAGGCGCTGACGCAGCAGCACAACGTGATCGTGCGCTTCGACACGGCGAATCGCCGCCTGCGCGTGCACCAGGACCGCGACAATGACGGGGCCGTCGACCCGGGTGAGCAGTTGCGGGCGGTCCCGCTTGGCGAATCGATCGTGTTCGGGCTCGGCAGCGCGCCGGCGCGCGGCTCGCTGACGACCGCGATCACGTTCACGCTCACGTCGAACGGGGATCCCGCGGTGACCTTCCACCGCGACGGCTCGGCGAGCGAGGCCGGGGGGTTCTACATGACGACGACCCGCGCGATCGCGGGGGGCGACAAGCCGGAACACAGCCGACTGGTCGTGGTCGAGCGCGCGACGGGCCGGTCGGCGTCGTATCGATACCTGGGTGGCGAATGGAGGAAGGTGTACTGATGGCGAAGCGAGCGGGCTTCACGATCGTGGAGATTGTCGTGGCACTCACCATCCTGATGGTGGTGATGCTCGCGCTCATCACGCTCACGGGGCGTACGATGCACATCGCGGTCATCGCGGACCGTGAGCAAGCGGCCTTGCAGCTGGTGACGGACCGGACCGACGAGATCCTGACCGACCCCCGCTACGATGCGCTGGACTCGCTCTACGGCGGCACGGACAGCAGCTTCGCGACGTTGGCGGGCCTCCAACGCACCACGACGGTGCTGCACGTCGTCGACACGATCCAGGACTACAAGCGGATCACGGTGTCGGTGTCGGGGATCGGCCTCAACGCGCCGATCTCGCGCACGATCGCGGTGGCGGCCCCGTGACGGCGCAGGCGCGCCGACGCCTCGCCACCCGGCGCGGCATGACGTTGATCGAGATGATCGTCGCGCTGACGATCTTCTCGTTCATCATGGCAGGCGCGCTCTCGATGCTGCGCAGCGAGAGCAAGCGCTTCCAGCTCGGCGGCGAGCGCGCCGCGATGTACCAGAACGGCCGCTTCGCGATGAACGAGATGGAGAAGGACCTGCGCACGTCGGGGGCCGGGGCGCCGGACATCCAGCCGCAGATGGTGTACATCTCCGACAGCGCGATCGTGTTCAACGCCAACTACTGGACGAATACGCCCGGCGACGTCGAGGCGGTGTACTACGTCGCGACGGCGCCCGACAGCGCCGTGGCGGCGATGCGGACGACGGGCAAGATCACGATTCCCTACACCGCCATCCAGTATCCGGACACGAACTACCTGGTCGGCGGCGTCAACTCCTCGGCGGAGACCATCTCGTTCTGGTTCCGGCGGGACTCGTCGACGACGCGGACGGACGATTTCATCCTCTGGCGGCGCATCAACAACCTGCCGCCGGAGGTGGTGTCGACGAATCTCTTGCGGACGTCGGGGGAGCCCTTCTTCCGCTACTTCCGCCTCAGGGCGACCGCGACGGCGCAGTCGCTGGATACGGTGCCGCGCGCCTCGCTGCCGTGGCGCCATACGCGACCGATCCACCTGGCCGCCAACGACACCGGGACGGCCGCCCGCATCGACAGCATCCGCGCTGTCCGCGTGAGCTTCACCGTGACCAACGGCCGCTCGGGCAGCGACGAGCAGCTGCGCTCCATCTCCCGCCTCATCCGGCTCCCGAACGTCGGCATCGCGAACACCAAGACCTGCGGCGACGCGCCGATCTTCAGCGCCACGATCAACATCCTCGCCGACGTCGATCCGGCCGACAGCGTCCGCTACGTCCGTTTGTCGTTCCTGCCGTCCGTCGACGAGAACGCCGGCGAGCGGGACGTGGAGCGCTACGTCATCTTCCGGCGCTTCGGCAGCGCGACGGACTGGGGAGACCCATTCGTGACCATCCCAGGCGGCGACACGCTCTACATCTACAACGACCGCACCGTCATCAAGGACAGCA is a window from the Pseudogemmatithrix spongiicola genome containing:
- a CDS encoding Mrp/NBP35 family ATP-binding protein, with product MTDTLQARLAEALAPIANPRTGASLYQTQQLRDIAATREGKVRVTLLLAAQDDPTLARQVRQALEKVEGVTEVRVDVKDAAEPAADANYAPPKGGEAKSRALPVMGADTAPKAPAAPQPVSYPQLGRIIAVSSGKGGVGKSTVTTNLAISLAKLGYHVGLMDADIYGPNIPRMMGVDEAPPVQDDKIQPLLAHGVKVISLGFLIERDQPAIWRGPIVMKIITQFLRDVNWGRLDFLLVDMPPGTGDAQLSLVQATQVAGAVIVTTPQEVAVGDALRGAKMFERVGVPVLGVVENMSYFESPETGKPMAIFGTGGGKRLADELQVPLLGEVPLYPPVLEGADRGAPIVVSGPTSTAAKKLNDVAGKIISALGVGAPA
- the ubiE gene encoding bifunctional demethylmenaquinone methyltransferase/2-methoxy-6-polyprenyl-1,4-benzoquinol methylase UbiE, with the protein product MTTALDQEAREADAAAQGASVQGKRTYVQRIFSEIAPRYDLLNRLLSLGIDRRWRKVALKRLSWTQSPRGVYLDLCAGTLDVGTELSKREGFEGKIVGADFAQPMLQAGVGKAPREVLVPVVADAMALPFRKDAFDGAIVAFGIRNVADLGAGLREVHRVLKPGARFVILEFSTPRVPLVRAAYLFYFHRILPLIGRAISGHKTAYTYLPKSVANFPETEKLAAAMTAAGFRDVTWETLTFGISAVHVGTK
- a CDS encoding GNAT family N-acetyltransferase, which gives rise to MSISPDVPSRRRYVKVRPVRPDDFPGIIALCERTYPGAPPWSAAQLARHLEIFPEGQLVAVDRGHEVVGYAASLIVFWDDYRMESRWKEFTDGGMFTNHDPGRGRTLYGAEVMVHPEVRGSGVGGRLYEARRELAERLGLLRIRAGARLRNYHKYAAQMGAEEYVRRVVRRSLRDPTLSFQINRGFHVLAVVPGYLKFDPESLGWAAVIEWLNPAVATAADYAAVPPW
- a CDS encoding pilus assembly FimT family protein, with product MPRGARPAFTLIELVMVMVMIGLMVAISAPRIDIMGYRANTAIQVVGTTVLAAQRQALTQQHNVIVRFDTANRRLRVHQDRDNDGAVDPGEQLRAVPLGESIVFGLGSAPARGSLTTAITFTLTSNGDPAVTFHRDGSASEAGGFYMTTTRAIAGGDKPEHSRLVVVERATGRSASYRYLGGEWRKVY
- a CDS encoding type IV pilus modification PilV family protein, which codes for MAKRAGFTIVEIVVALTILMVVMLALITLTGRTMHIAVIADREQAALQLVTDRTDEILTDPRYDALDSLYGGTDSSFATLAGLQRTTTVLHVVDTIQDYKRITVSVSGIGLNAPISRTIAVAAP
- a CDS encoding PilW family protein, yielding MTAQARRRLATRRGMTLIEMIVALTIFSFIMAGALSMLRSESKRFQLGGERAAMYQNGRFAMNEMEKDLRTSGAGAPDIQPQMVYISDSAIVFNANYWTNTPGDVEAVYYVATAPDSAVAAMRTTGKITIPYTAIQYPDTNYLVGGVNSSAETISFWFRRDSSTTRTDDFILWRRINNLPPEVVSTNLLRTSGEPFFRYFRLRATATAQSLDTVPRASLPWRHTRPIHLAANDTGTAARIDSIRAVRVSFTVTNGRSGSDEQLRSISRLIRLPNVGIANTKTCGDAPIFSATINILADVDPADSVRYVRLSFLPSVDENAGERDVERYVIFRRFGSATDWGDPFVTIPGGDTLYIYNDRTVIKDSTYRFAVAAQDCTPSLSSLRQTSTVTIP
- a CDS encoding carbon-nitrogen hydrolase family protein: MDERIRVATLQYHIRQVETFDQFAAQVRGLVETAADYKCRLVLFPEYFTLQLLTLGDVRADIRQQVRRLAGFVDRYVELFRELSAKHRLYICAGTIPVADGAEIYNESFFFGPDGSHQVQPKLHMTRFEAEEWIVKPRNRLKLFDTQLGKIAIAICYDVQFPEIARAAARRGAKILLVPSCTDDRQGMLRVRYCAQARAIENQMYVLTSHTVGSLPMVPAVSLNYGQAAILTPSDFPFARDGILAEGIPNQETMVIAELEMGAIQRARSSGTVLPLLDSERTASVVAEVDEVSL
- a CDS encoding RNA polymerase sigma factor, with amino-acid sequence MARQTLDLPNLPDADVVSLAQRGNESAFRELIRRYERPVFSLIYRMVRDSAAAEDLAQDSFIKVLNHLDKYRPEFKFSSWLFKIANNVAIDFLRKRQLDTISIDGSPHASTAAEVEATSIELSDSAESPLDELASRELGAIIEQAIAQLRPEYRNCIMLRHVEGRSYEEIAATLDLPLGTVKTYIHRARHQLREALEHLRE
- a CDS encoding UbiA-like polyprenyltransferase, coding for MSATATHTGGGREGQTFAGEGRIARWMSFVKLPHTVFALPFAMVGVTIASLEWEITWAMLGWVVLAFTAARWVAMAVNRIVDREFDRKNPRTAQREIPRGAIHVRDAWITVVIAAALFVWAAAQLNPLCLYLSPVALAWVCFYSFTKRFTRYAHLVLGLGLAIAPVGGYLAVTGAWSQPWWLLIAITLGVMTWSGGFDVLYALPDIEFDRSQGLHSIPASVGVPRAIVIARVLHVVTVLALGATVWASGLGWLAWAGVSAVGILLAYEHSLVHSDDLSKLDAAFFTMNGVISMTFLAFVLADRMLLA
- a CDS encoding menaquinone biosynthesis decarboxylase encodes the protein MTQTLDTLQEFIAAIDAAGELVRITRPVSVHLEMCEIADRTMKLPGGGPALLFEKPILRDGSVSQFPVAINLFGSMSRMALALGVKQLDEHGDRITKLMDLKVPEGFLGKLQLLPRLLEISKFPPRMASGTPSCQEIVWKGDEIDLDKIPVLTTWPEDGGPFLTMTAVVSKDPKRGIRNVGMYRVQQMGKKHVAMHWQRHKTGAEHWRQMAEKGEKMPVCIIIGSDPASMYSASAPLPPNVDEFIFAGFLRKAPVKLTKAVTCDLEVPADAEIVIEGYIDPAEELVVEGPFGDHTGYYSEADLYPRVHVTAVTMRKNAVYSATIVGRPPMEDFYLGHATERIFLPLLKLTTPEIVDYHMPAEGVFHNLVLVSIKKQYPGHAYKTMNALWGAGLMSLAKVIVVVDEWVNVRNPQEAWWVALNNIDPERDTRFTMGPVDVLDHASRAFTYGSKMGIDGTKKWPEEGFTRNWPTVIEMDAATKAKVDAYWASLGIEKK